The following proteins are encoded in a genomic region of Magnolia sinica isolate HGM2019 chromosome 1, MsV1, whole genome shotgun sequence:
- the LOC131240408 gene encoding probable terpene synthase 2 yields the protein MAHQGPPSLCSTLQATKMGKPEVVRQTATFHPTVWGDHFLNYSGDQKKVDAWTRKVEMLKEEVRRMLFNTHGSVQEMNLIDDIQRLGVAYHFENEIDEALHRMYGEYTKVQYDDLYAVALRFRLLRQGGYNVSSDVFRNFKDEDGNFKETLRSDVRGMLSLYEAAYLGIQGEDILDEAIVFTSGHLKTIVDHLHPPLVAKVRRALELPLHKRIPRLESRYYISLYQEDESHNDVLLELARLDFNCLQSLHQRELRDLSRWWKDLGLATKYPFARDRLVETYFWILGVYFEPQYTRARAIKTKIMKLLSIIDDIYDAYATFDELEIFTNAVYRWELEATEGLPDYMKACYLAILNTVDEIESQMMPEEKFYRTNYIKREMKVFVQSYMDEAKWVNRKHVPTLGEHLHVSLLSCGFPLLTGVAYVGMGDVASKEVFDWLNTHPKFIMDLSIVCRLLDDIASHHVRIHMN from the exons ATGGCTCATCAAGGTCCGCCTTCTCTTTGTTCTACCCTTCAAGCCACCAAAATGGGAAAGCCTGAGGTTGTCCGCCAAACAGCCACTTTTCACCCAACGGTGTGGGGTGATCACTTCCTTAACTACTCAGGAGACCAAAAG AAGGTGGATGCATGGACGAGAAAGGTTGAAATGCTTAAGGAAGAAGTGAGAAGGATGCTTTTCAACACCCATGGTTCAGTGCAAGAAATGAATCTGATTGATGATATTCAACGGCTGGGAGTGGCGTATCACTTTGAAAACGAGATAGACGAGGCATTACACCGTATGTATGGTGAATATACGAAAGTTCAATATGATGATTTGTACGCCGTTGCACTCCGATTCAGACTGCTAAGGCAAGGAGGGTACAACGTGTCTTCTG ATGTTTTCAGAAATTTCAAAGATGAGGATGGAAACTTCAAAGAAACCCTGAGAAGTGATGTGAGGGGTATGTTAAGCTTATATGAAGCTGCATACTTAGGCATACAAGGAGAAGATATATTGGATGAAGCCATTGTTTTCACTAGTGGTCACCTTAAGACCATCGTGGACCACCTTCATCCTCCACTTGTTGCAAAGGTACGTCGAGCCCTAGAGCTTCCACTACACAAGCGCATACCAAGGCTGGAGTCAAGGTACTACATCTCACTCTATCAAGAAGATGAGTCTCACAACGATGTGTTGCTTGAGCTTGCAAGATTGGATTTTAATTGTCTGCAGTCTCTGCATCAGAGAGAGTTGAGGGACCTCTCTAG GTGGTGGAAAGATCTTGGGCTTGCAACCAAGTACCCTTTTGCAAGAGATAGATTGGTGGAAACCTACTTTTGGATTTTGGGAGTGTACTTTGAGCCTCAGTACACCCGTGCAAGAGCCAtaaaaaccaaaataatgaaacTTTTGTCGATAATTGATGACATTTACGATGCATACGCCACGTTCGACGAACTTGAAATATTCACTAATGCAGTCTACAG GTGGGAACTTGAGGCTACAGAAGGGCTTCCAGATTACATGAAGGCTTGCTATCTTGCAATCCTGAACACAGTAGATGAAATAGAGAGCCAGATGATGCCGGAGGAAAAATTCTATCGTACAAACTACATAAAAAGAGAA ATGAAGGTGTTCGTCCAGTCCTACATGGATGAAGCCAAATGGGTCAACAGAAAGCACGTGCCTACATTAGGAGAGCATCTTCATGTTTCACTACTCAGTTGCGGCTTCCCATTACTCACTGGCGTTGCTTATGTTGGCATGGGAGATGTGGCCAGCAAGGAAGTCTTTGATTGGCTGAATACCCATCCAAAGTTCATTATGGATTTATCTATTGTATGCCGACTGTTGGATGACATCGCAAGCCATCATGTAAGAATACATATGAATTGA